From Streptomyces sp. NBC_00370, a single genomic window includes:
- a CDS encoding SulP family inorganic anion transporter, translating to MSASITVFLLAIPMSLGLAVAMGAPLGAALLSAGLGGIVAGLLGGSPLLVSGPSAGLTVVTAGMIHQYGWRTTCAITIGAGLLQIALGSLKAARSALAVSPAIVHGTLAGIGVAIALAQLHVVLGGSPQSSALDNVLALPEQLTRVGFAEPLIGALALAVLIGWPRIPGRVGQLLRRVPAALACVVVATAVAAVAAPGIARVDLPSWSAHVLPEVPRGPVLGLITAVLTMTLVASLESLLSAVAVDKLAAERRGSAEEQGSPRAGSPRTPRADLDRELRAQGVTNALSGILGGLAVSGGAVRSSANVRAGATSRASTVLHGVWVLVAAGLLVSALEWIPLAALAALVMMVGIQMVSYAHIRNVHKHREFLVYVATVASVILFGVLQGVLIGGAVAVAVALRRLARTRVSVEERDGVHRVRARGQLTFLAVPRLSRVLHQVPQHADCVVELDGFFMDHAAYEALHDWQTSHIAHGGKAEFTGPAGGRIAEPASGASGAAHACCRPWTPWRNHHCGEQLAAEQPAPGLATAGQPTAGRPTTVPPDPDAEPPAPIVMAPLLRATGNSLRLAEGLSSFQRNTAPLVRDELARLAREGQRPSQLFLTCADSRLVTSMITSSGPGDLFTVRNVGNLVPLPGTEGGDDSVAAAIEYAIDVLHVESITVCGHSGCGAMQALLQSPGEEADGTGGAPNSAPPSPLRRWLRHGMPSLERMRSRHHSWARISGRLPADAVEQLCLTNVVQQLDHLRAHEAVARRLAEGKLELHGMYFHVGEAQAYLLADGNTAGDGSGSGPVGGEEVFNRVAPTVRAEVNA from the coding sequence GTGTCCGCGTCCATCACCGTGTTCTTGCTCGCCATCCCGATGTCCCTCGGCCTCGCCGTCGCCATGGGCGCCCCGCTGGGAGCCGCGCTGCTGTCCGCCGGGCTCGGCGGCATCGTCGCCGGACTGCTCGGCGGCTCACCGCTCCTGGTGAGCGGTCCTTCGGCGGGGCTGACCGTCGTCACCGCCGGGATGATCCATCAGTACGGCTGGCGTACGACCTGCGCGATCACCATCGGCGCCGGTCTTCTCCAGATCGCGCTCGGCTCCCTGAAGGCCGCGCGCTCCGCGCTGGCCGTCAGTCCCGCCATCGTGCACGGCACCCTCGCCGGCATCGGCGTCGCCATCGCGCTCGCCCAGCTCCATGTCGTCCTCGGCGGCTCCCCGCAGAGCTCCGCCCTCGACAACGTCCTCGCACTGCCCGAGCAGTTGACCCGGGTCGGCTTCGCGGAACCGCTCATCGGCGCGCTCGCCCTCGCCGTACTGATCGGCTGGCCACGCATCCCCGGCCGGGTCGGACAGCTGCTGCGCCGGGTGCCCGCGGCGCTCGCCTGTGTCGTCGTCGCCACCGCTGTCGCCGCAGTCGCCGCCCCCGGCATCGCCCGCGTCGACCTGCCGTCCTGGAGCGCCCACGTACTGCCGGAAGTTCCCCGGGGGCCGGTCCTGGGACTGATCACCGCCGTCCTGACGATGACCCTCGTGGCCAGCCTCGAATCGCTGCTCTCCGCCGTCGCCGTCGATAAACTGGCGGCCGAACGGCGCGGTTCGGCCGAGGAGCAGGGCTCACCGCGCGCGGGCTCGCCGCGTACGCCGCGCGCCGACCTCGACCGCGAGCTGCGGGCGCAGGGCGTCACCAACGCGCTCAGCGGCATCCTGGGCGGGCTCGCCGTCTCGGGCGGCGCGGTGCGCAGCTCCGCCAACGTACGGGCGGGCGCGACCAGCCGCGCCTCCACCGTGCTGCACGGGGTATGGGTGCTGGTCGCCGCCGGACTGCTCGTCTCCGCGCTGGAGTGGATCCCGCTCGCCGCCCTCGCCGCGCTGGTGATGATGGTCGGCATCCAGATGGTGTCGTACGCCCATATCCGCAACGTCCACAAGCACCGCGAGTTCCTGGTGTACGTGGCGACGGTGGCCTCGGTCATCCTGTTCGGCGTCCTGCAAGGGGTGTTGATCGGCGGGGCGGTCGCGGTGGCCGTGGCGCTGCGCCGGCTGGCCAGGACGCGCGTCTCCGTCGAGGAGCGTGACGGGGTCCACCGGGTACGCGCCCGGGGCCAGTTGACGTTCCTCGCGGTGCCCAGGCTCAGCCGGGTCCTGCATCAGGTGCCGCAGCACGCCGACTGCGTCGTCGAGTTGGACGGCTTCTTCATGGACCACGCGGCGTACGAGGCCCTGCACGACTGGCAGACCTCGCACATCGCCCACGGCGGCAAGGCCGAGTTCACCGGCCCGGCCGGCGGCCGGATCGCCGAGCCCGCCTCGGGCGCCTCGGGCGCCGCGCACGCCTGCTGCCGTCCCTGGACACCGTGGCGCAACCACCACTGCGGCGAGCAACTGGCCGCCGAACAGCCAGCGCCGGGGCTGGCGACCGCCGGACAGCCGACCGCCGGACGGCCCACCACCGTGCCGCCGGACCCCGACGCCGAGCCCCCGGCGCCCATCGTCATGGCCCCGCTGCTCCGGGCGACCGGCAACAGTCTCCGGCTGGCCGAGGGGCTCAGCTCCTTCCAGCGCAACACCGCCCCGCTGGTACGGGACGAGCTGGCGCGGCTGGCGCGCGAGGGCCAGCGGCCCTCCCAGCTCTTCCTCACCTGCGCCGACTCGCGGCTCGTGACCAGCATGATCACGTCCAGCGGCCCCGGCGATCTCTTCACCGTGCGCAACGTCGGCAATCTGGTGCCGCTGCCCGGCACCGAGGGCGGGGACGACTCGGTGGCCGCCGCCATCGAGTACGCCATCGACGTGCTGCACGTCGAGTCCATCACCGTCTGCGGACACTCCGGCTGCGGTGCGATGCAGGCCCTGCTGCAGAGCCCCGGCGAAGAGGCGGACGGGACCGGCGGAGCGCCCAACTCCGCGCCCCCGTCGCCGCTGCGGCGCTGGCTGCGCCACGGGATGCCCAGCCTGGAGCGGATGCGCAGCAGGCACCACTCCTGGGCCAGGATCTCCGGCCGGCTGCCGGCCGACGCGGTCGAGCAGCTCTGTCTCACCAACGTGGTCCAGCAGTTGGACCATCTGCGGGCCCATGAGGCGGTCGCCCGCCGCCTCGCCGAAGGCAAGCTGGAGCTGCACGGGATGTACTTCCACGTCGGCGAGGCGCAGGCCTACTTGCTGGCGGACGGCAACACAGCGGGAGACGGCTCCGGCAGCGGACCCGTCGGCGGCGAGGAGGTGTTCAACCGGGTCGCCCCGACCGTACGGGCCGAGGTGAACGCCTGA
- a CDS encoding ATP-binding protein, with protein MKIAFVGKGGSGKTTLSSLFIRHLTANEAPVLAVDADINQHLGAALGLDEAAAAALPAMGAHLPLIKDYLRGSNPRIASAEAMIKTTPPGEGSRLLRVDEDNPVYEACARPVQLDDGEIRLMTTGPFTESDLGVSCYHSKVGAVELCLNHLVDGPDEYVVVDMTAGSDSFASGMFTRFDMTFLVAEPTLKGISVYRQYKEYARDFGIALKVVGNKVQGQDDLDFLRTEVGDDLLVAVGHSDWVRSMEKGRPARFELLEADNRLALQALQDAAEDSHEQRDWERYTRQMVHFHLRNAESWGNAKTGIDLAAQVDPSFVLGETPAVAQIG; from the coding sequence ATGAAGATCGCTTTCGTGGGGAAGGGCGGCAGCGGCAAGACGACGCTGTCCTCGCTCTTCATCCGTCATCTGACCGCCAACGAGGCTCCCGTACTAGCGGTGGACGCCGACATCAACCAGCATCTGGGGGCCGCGCTCGGCCTGGACGAGGCCGCCGCAGCCGCGCTGCCCGCCATGGGCGCGCATCTGCCCCTGATCAAGGACTATCTGCGCGGCAGCAATCCGCGGATCGCATCGGCCGAAGCGATGATCAAGACGACACCGCCGGGGGAGGGGTCGCGGCTGCTCCGGGTCGACGAGGACAATCCGGTGTACGAGGCCTGCGCCCGGCCCGTCCAGCTCGACGACGGCGAGATCCGGCTGATGACCACGGGGCCCTTCACCGAGTCGGATCTCGGGGTGTCCTGCTACCACTCCAAGGTCGGGGCGGTCGAACTGTGCCTCAACCACCTGGTGGACGGCCCCGACGAATATGTCGTGGTCGACATGACGGCGGGCTCCGACTCGTTCGCCTCCGGCATGTTCACCCGGTTCGACATGACGTTCCTGGTGGCCGAGCCGACCCTGAAGGGCATCTCCGTCTACCGCCAGTACAAGGAGTACGCACGGGACTTCGGCATCGCGCTGAAGGTCGTGGGCAACAAGGTGCAGGGCCAGGACGACCTGGACTTCCTGCGTACGGAGGTCGGCGACGACCTGCTGGTCGCCGTGGGCCACTCCGACTGGGTCAGGTCGATGGAGAAGGGCCGCCCGGCCCGCTTCGAGCTGCTGGAGGCGGACAACCGGCTGGCGCTGCAGGCCCTCCAGGACGCGGCCGAGGACAGCCATGAGCAGCGCGACTGGGAGCGGTACACCCGCCAGATGGTCCACTTCCATCTGCGGAACGCGGAGAGCTGGGGCAACGCGAAGACGGGGATCGACCTGGCGGCCCAGGTCGACCCCTCGTTCGTCCTCGGCGAGACACCGGCCGTGGCTCAGATCGGCTGA
- a CDS encoding oxidoreductase — MSTTASDASSAPRREDPLAALASLPGVPGAVDSVRNAVDRVYGHRVMRRRSNEVTSEAALRAARGSAALSGADWALEEVRRRTDFGAEAQARTVGAALRLTAESGQMLSIWRQSPVRVLARLHLVAAGKAGVDDGTVGRPRLAGEPVVEAPGTDINGPLTEAPLPGAAEVAGRLDGLAQLVIAGSEAPALVTAAIVHGELLALRPFGSYNGLVARAAERIVLIGSGLDPKSICPAEAGHAELGRAAYAAAFEAYVSATPDGMAAWIAHCGRAVELGVRESTAVCEALQRGAA, encoded by the coding sequence ATGAGTACGACAGCCTCAGACGCCTCCTCCGCCCCTCGGCGGGAGGATCCCCTGGCCGCGCTGGCCTCTCTGCCGGGCGTGCCCGGCGCGGTGGATTCGGTCCGCAACGCCGTCGACCGCGTCTACGGACACCGGGTGATGCGACGCCGCAGCAACGAGGTGACCTCGGAGGCGGCGCTGCGGGCGGCCCGCGGCTCGGCCGCGCTGTCGGGCGCCGACTGGGCGCTCGAAGAGGTGCGCAGGCGCACGGACTTCGGGGCGGAGGCGCAGGCCCGTACGGTCGGTGCCGCGCTGCGGCTGACCGCCGAGTCCGGCCAGATGCTGTCCATCTGGCGCCAGTCCCCGGTGCGGGTGCTGGCCAGACTCCACCTCGTCGCCGCGGGCAAGGCGGGCGTCGACGACGGGACGGTCGGCCGGCCGAGGCTCGCGGGCGAGCCCGTCGTCGAGGCGCCGGGCACCGACATCAACGGGCCGCTGACGGAGGCACCGCTGCCCGGTGCGGCCGAGGTGGCGGGCCGGCTGGACGGCCTCGCCCAGCTGGTGATCGCCGGAAGTGAGGCACCGGCGCTGGTGACGGCGGCGATCGTGCACGGCGAGCTGCTGGCGCTGCGCCCCTTCGGGTCGTACAACGGCCTGGTGGCGCGGGCGGCCGAGCGGATCGTGCTGATCGGCAGCGGGCTGGACCCCAAGTCCATCTGTCCGGCGGAGGCCGGCCATGCCGAGCTGGGGCGCGCGGCCTACGCGGCGGCGTTCGAGGCGTATGTCTCGGCCACTCCGGACGGCATGGCCGCGTGGATCGCGCACTGCGGGCGCGCGGTCGAGCTGGGGGTCAGGGAGTCGACGGCCGTCTGCGAGGCACTGCAGCGCGGGGCGGCCTGA
- a CDS encoding HAD family hydrolase: MVGAYARLVENHSLPRTAAFFDLDKTVIAKSSTLTFSKSFYQGGLINRRAVLRTAYAQFVFLAGGADHDQMERMRQYLSALCKGWNVQQVKEIVAETLHDLIDPIIYDEAASLIEEHHTAGRDVVIISTSGAEVVEPIGELLGADRVVATRMAVGADGCFTGEVEYYAYGPTKAEAVRALAASEGYDLARCYAYSDSITDVPMLESVGHPYAVNPDRALRREATTRDWPVLVFNRPVRLKQRLPGFSMPPRPALVAVAAVGAAAATAGLVWYASRRRHSPRVFTA, translated from the coding sequence ATGGTGGGCGCCTATGCTCGGCTCGTGGAAAACCACTCCTTGCCGCGTACAGCAGCCTTCTTCGACCTGGACAAGACGGTCATTGCGAAGTCATCGACCTTGACCTTCAGCAAGTCGTTCTACCAAGGCGGTCTGATCAACCGCCGCGCCGTACTGCGGACGGCTTACGCGCAGTTCGTCTTCCTCGCCGGAGGCGCTGATCACGATCAGATGGAACGCATGCGCCAGTACCTCTCGGCGCTGTGCAAAGGCTGGAACGTCCAGCAGGTGAAAGAGATCGTCGCCGAGACCCTGCACGACCTGATCGACCCGATCATCTACGACGAGGCCGCCTCCCTCATCGAGGAGCACCACACGGCGGGCCGCGACGTCGTGATCATCTCCACCTCGGGCGCGGAGGTCGTCGAGCCCATCGGCGAACTCCTCGGCGCGGACCGGGTCGTGGCGACGCGGATGGCCGTCGGCGCGGACGGCTGCTTCACCGGGGAGGTGGAGTACTACGCGTACGGACCGACGAAGGCCGAGGCGGTCCGGGCCCTCGCCGCGTCCGAGGGGTACGACCTGGCGCGCTGTTACGCGTACAGCGACTCCATCACCGACGTCCCCATGCTCGAATCGGTCGGCCACCCGTACGCGGTCAACCCCGACCGTGCGCTGCGGCGTGAGGCGACCACCCGCGACTGGCCCGTTCTTGTCTTCAACCGTCCGGTACGGCTGAAGCAGCGGCTGCCCGGCTTCTCCATGCCGCCGCGCCCGGCACTCGTCGCCGTCGCGGCGGTGGGCGCCGCGGCGGCCACGGCCGGACTCGTCTGGTACGCGAGCCGGCGCCGCCATTCGCCCCGGGTCTTCACAGCCTGA
- the ssd gene encoding septum site-determining protein Ssd, which yields MTSDRSQVAEGRRAGPLIVTEDVALLDDLLRLCAAAGAEPQVHHSVPERKGSWEEAPMVLVGDDAAARCRGATRRRGVMLVGRDQDDPDVWRRAVEIGADCVLRLPDAESWLVDRIADAAEGVGREALTVGVIGGRGGAGASTLACALAVTAARSGRRTMLVDGDPLGGGLDVLLGGEQAEGRRWPDFAASKGRVAGGALEESLPRLHDLRVLSWDRGDSVVIRPEAMRSVLAAARRGGGVVVVDLPRRVDEAVAEALAQLDVGLLVVPGELRAVAAAGRVASMVGMVLQDLRAVVRGPYATGLDERWIADALRLPLAGELPLEPGLSQAQDNGSPPGSRARGPLAGFCTAFWERALAGDGSVTS from the coding sequence ATGACATCCGATCGGTCCCAGGTCGCGGAAGGCCGCAGGGCCGGGCCGCTGATCGTCACGGAGGACGTGGCGCTGCTCGACGATCTGCTGCGGCTGTGCGCCGCGGCCGGCGCCGAGCCGCAGGTGCACCACTCGGTCCCGGAGCGGAAGGGCAGCTGGGAGGAAGCGCCGATGGTCCTCGTCGGGGACGACGCGGCGGCGCGGTGCCGGGGGGCCACCCGCAGGCGCGGGGTGATGCTCGTCGGCCGCGATCAGGACGACCCCGACGTGTGGCGGCGTGCCGTGGAGATCGGCGCGGACTGCGTGCTGCGGCTGCCCGACGCGGAGAGCTGGCTCGTCGACCGGATCGCGGACGCCGCCGAGGGCGTGGGCAGAGAGGCGCTGACCGTCGGGGTGATCGGCGGCCGGGGCGGTGCCGGCGCCTCGACCCTGGCCTGCGCGCTGGCCGTCACCGCTGCCCGTTCCGGGCGGCGCACCATGCTCGTGGACGGTGATCCGCTGGGCGGCGGGCTCGATGTGCTGCTCGGCGGGGAGCAGGCCGAAGGCAGACGGTGGCCGGACTTCGCGGCGTCCAAGGGGCGCGTGGCCGGCGGCGCGCTGGAGGAGTCGCTGCCCCGGCTCCACGATCTGCGCGTGCTCAGCTGGGACAGGGGCGACAGCGTGGTGATCCGCCCCGAGGCCATGCGGTCGGTGCTCGCCGCGGCCCGCCGGGGCGGCGGCGTCGTAGTGGTCGACCTGCCGCGCCGGGTGGACGAGGCGGTGGCGGAGGCGCTGGCCCAGCTCGATGTCGGGCTGTTGGTGGTGCCCGGTGAGCTGCGCGCCGTCGCGGCTGCCGGCCGGGTGGCCTCGATGGTCGGCATGGTCCTCCAGGACCTGCGGGCCGTGGTCCGAGGGCCGTACGCCACGGGTCTCGACGAGCGGTGGATCGCCGACGCGCTGCGGCTGCCGCTCGCGGGCGAACTGCCCCTGGAACCGGGCCTGTCGCAGGCGCAGGACAACGGATCCCCGCCCGGGTCGCGGGCGCGCGGACCCCTGGCCGGCTTCTGTACGGCCTTCTGGGAGCGGGCACTTGCCGGGGACGGGAGCGTGACGTCATGA
- a CDS encoding TadA family conjugal transfer-associated ATPase, whose protein sequence is MTVERVAAGGGPADGGLLDAVRQRLAESGADPTPARVAAALRAQGRLLGDAEVLGVAEELRCELVGTGPLEPLLADPSVTDVLVCAPDRVWVDRGGGLELTAVTFADTAAVRRLAQRLAAVAGRRLDDARPWVDARLPDGTRMHAVLPPVAVGSTYLSLRVVRSKAFSVAELAAAGTVPPGGERVLRALIRARLSFLISGGTGSGKTTLLSTLLGLVGERERIVLAEDSAELRPDHPHVVRLESRPANQEGAGEVTLRDLVRQALRMRPDRLVVGEVRGGEVTELLAALNTGHEGGCGTVHANTAADVPARLEALGTAAGLDRAALHSQLAAALSVVVHLVRDRTGRRRIAEVHVLERDAAGLVVPVPALRWGASGFVYERGWPQLSTLLGGAL, encoded by the coding sequence ATGACGGTCGAGCGCGTCGCCGCCGGGGGCGGCCCGGCCGACGGCGGGCTGCTGGACGCCGTACGGCAGCGGCTCGCGGAAAGCGGGGCCGACCCGACACCGGCGAGGGTGGCGGCCGCGCTGCGGGCCCAGGGGCGGCTCCTCGGGGACGCGGAAGTGCTGGGGGTGGCGGAGGAGTTGCGCTGCGAACTGGTCGGCACGGGCCCACTTGAGCCGCTGCTCGCCGATCCCTCGGTCACGGATGTGCTGGTCTGCGCGCCCGACCGGGTGTGGGTGGACCGCGGCGGCGGTCTCGAACTGACAGCGGTGACGTTCGCCGACACCGCCGCCGTCCGCCGGCTGGCGCAGCGGCTGGCGGCCGTGGCGGGTCGTCGGCTGGACGACGCCAGGCCGTGGGTCGATGCCCGGTTGCCGGACGGCACCCGGATGCACGCGGTGCTGCCGCCCGTCGCGGTCGGCTCGACGTACCTGTCGCTGCGGGTGGTGCGGTCCAAGGCGTTCTCGGTGGCCGAACTCGCCGCGGCGGGGACGGTGCCGCCGGGCGGGGAGCGGGTGCTGCGGGCGCTGATCAGGGCCAGGCTGTCGTTCCTGATCAGCGGTGGCACGGGCTCCGGCAAGACCACGCTGCTGTCGACGCTGCTCGGTCTGGTGGGCGAGCGGGAGCGGATCGTACTCGCCGAGGACTCTGCGGAGTTGCGGCCCGACCATCCGCATGTGGTGCGGCTGGAATCGCGGCCGGCGAATCAGGAGGGCGCCGGCGAGGTGACCTTGCGGGATCTCGTCAGGCAGGCGCTGCGGATGCGGCCCGACCGGCTGGTCGTCGGCGAGGTGCGGGGCGGCGAAGTCACCGAATTGCTGGCTGCTTTGAACACGGGGCATGAAGGCGGTTGCGGGACTGTCCACGCGAATACGGCAGCCGATGTACCGGCGCGTCTTGAGGCGCTCGGGACTGCGGCCGGGCTCGACCGGGCCGCGCTGCACAGCCAGTTGGCGGCGGCGCTGTCGGTGGTCGTCCATCTCGTACGGGACAGGACCGGGCGGCGGCGGATCGCCGAGGTACACGTCCTGGAGCGCGACGCGGCGGGGCTGGTCGTGCCGGTTCCCGCGCTGCGCTGGGGCGCCTCAGGGTTCGTGTACGAGCGGGGCTGGCCGCAGCTGTCGACGCTGCTCGGGGGTGCGCTGTGA
- a CDS encoding type II secretion system F family protein — protein MTAVSLSASAYAAALCAGAATWLFAGRNRALRRAKLLLAEVAATGGGEAVDGRRAPSWARWPRQLRLWARGIGGEWLCLPVGLVLAVLGASVLPVVACAGAVPLVRRWLRARERRTARERRADGVVELCGAAAGELRAGQQPAQALLAAAGPTGGLGGAEAAVLAAVRFGGDVPDALRRAAREPGAEGLLGLAACWRVAVDGGAGLAAGLDRLEGALRAERAQRDELRAELAGAWSTVVLLALLPMVGLAMGWALGADPLRMLLHTPAGLACLAGGAALEGVGLWWAARIVRAGEAS, from the coding sequence GTGACGGCGGTGTCCCTGTCGGCTTCGGCGTATGCCGCCGCGCTGTGCGCGGGTGCGGCGACCTGGCTCTTCGCGGGGCGGAACCGGGCGCTGCGCAGGGCGAAGCTGCTGCTGGCGGAGGTGGCTGCGACCGGTGGCGGCGAGGCGGTGGACGGGCGGCGGGCGCCGTCGTGGGCGCGGTGGCCGAGGCAACTGCGGCTGTGGGCCCGGGGGATCGGAGGGGAGTGGCTGTGTCTGCCGGTGGGGCTCGTGCTGGCCGTGCTGGGGGCGTCGGTGCTGCCGGTGGTCGCCTGCGCGGGCGCGGTGCCGTTGGTGCGGCGCTGGCTGCGGGCCAGGGAGCGGCGTACGGCGCGGGAACGGCGTGCGGACGGCGTCGTGGAGCTGTGCGGCGCGGCTGCGGGAGAGTTGAGGGCCGGTCAGCAGCCCGCACAGGCGCTGCTGGCGGCAGCGGGGCCCACCGGTGGTCTGGGTGGCGCGGAGGCCGCCGTACTGGCCGCTGTGCGCTTCGGCGGGGACGTACCTGACGCCCTGCGGCGGGCGGCGCGTGAGCCAGGCGCCGAGGGGCTGCTGGGGCTCGCCGCGTGCTGGCGGGTGGCCGTGGACGGCGGGGCCGGGCTCGCCGCAGGACTCGACCGGCTGGAAGGCGCGCTGCGCGCCGAGCGGGCGCAGCGGGACGAGTTGCGCGCCGAGTTGGCCGGTGCCTGGTCGACGGTGGTCCTGCTGGCGCTCCTGCCGATGGTGGGCCTGGCGATGGGCTGGGCGCTGGGCGCCGACCCGCTGCGGATGCTGCTGCACACCCCGGCAGGCCTGGCGTGCCTGGCTGGTGGCGCCGCGTTGGAGGGCGTGGGGCTGTGGTGGGCGGCCCGGATCGTCCGGGCGGGGGAGGCGTCATGA
- a CDS encoding type II secretion system F family protein, whose amino-acid sequence MTGSLAHSLWAAVSVLAALGSLASAVAAGHRARKVRGRGVELLSVEPVRPARMRTSAVATEWIRRWGPPLAALATGWVLLGGVAGCAVGLACAYGVRRWLRTRKRDDSRLDERTVRQLPLAADLLAACVAAGAGPREAAEAVGESLGGPVGDRLARTAAEVRLGGEPAAAWGRFGEIPGAAGLARCLERAGASGAPAAEQVSRLAAGLRAERARRATARAHRAQVLITAPVGLCFLPAFLAVGVAPVVIGLASGLLGGG is encoded by the coding sequence ATGACCGGATCACTCGCCCACAGCCTGTGGGCCGCGGTGTCCGTGCTGGCGGCGCTCGGTTCGCTGGCCTCTGCCGTGGCTGCCGGGCACAGGGCGCGGAAGGTGCGCGGACGCGGCGTCGAGCTGCTGTCGGTGGAACCGGTACGGCCAGCGCGGATGCGGACGTCGGCGGTTGCGACGGAGTGGATCCGGCGCTGGGGGCCACCGCTCGCCGCGCTCGCCACCGGCTGGGTGCTGCTCGGGGGAGTGGCGGGCTGCGCTGTGGGACTGGCGTGCGCGTACGGCGTGCGGCGCTGGCTGCGTACCAGGAAACGGGACGACAGCCGTCTGGATGAGCGGACGGTACGTCAACTGCCTCTGGCCGCAGACCTGCTGGCCGCCTGTGTCGCGGCCGGCGCCGGGCCGAGGGAGGCGGCCGAGGCGGTGGGGGAGTCGCTCGGCGGACCGGTCGGCGACCGGCTCGCCAGAACGGCGGCCGAGGTCCGGCTCGGCGGTGAACCGGCCGCAGCGTGGGGGAGGTTCGGCGAGATACCGGGCGCCGCTGGTCTCGCCCGCTGTCTGGAGCGGGCAGGGGCCAGCGGGGCGCCGGCCGCCGAACAGGTGTCGCGGCTCGCGGCGGGCCTGCGGGCGGAGCGGGCGCGTCGGGCGACCGCCCGGGCCCATCGGGCACAGGTGCTGATCACCGCGCCGGTCGGGCTGTGCTTCTTGCCGGCCTTTCTGGCGGTGGGTGTGGCGCCCGTGGTCATCGGCCTGGCGAGCGGACTGCTCGGCGGCGGCTGA
- a CDS encoding DUF4244 domain-containing protein, giving the protein MWTRMREGWLRRIRRGTESGDAGMTTSEYAMGTIAACAFAAVLYKVVTSGPVSQALQSVIGKALNVQV; this is encoded by the coding sequence ATGTGGACGCGTATGCGAGAAGGATGGCTGCGTCGGATTCGGCGCGGCACGGAATCGGGTGACGCGGGAATGACGACATCGGAATACGCGATGGGCACGATCGCCGCCTGCGCCTTTGCCGCGGTGCTGTACAAAGTGGTCACGAGTGGACCCGTGTCACAGGCGCTTCAGTCGGTGATCGGCAAGGCCCTCAATGTCCAGGTCTGA
- a CDS encoding TadE family type IV pilus minor pilin: protein MSRSDAAVCVADRDDRGYVTAEAAVAVPALVVFAMALVWALTAAAAQIQCVDAARAGARAVARSEPREAALDAARSAAPQGAEVTLGRSGDLWRVRVAAPTPGPGALALTLTAEAAASAEDTQDAQDAPYTQHIGERGAS, encoded by the coding sequence ATGTCCAGGTCTGATGCGGCGGTGTGCGTCGCCGATCGGGACGACCGCGGATATGTCACGGCGGAAGCGGCCGTGGCGGTGCCGGCGCTGGTGGTGTTCGCCATGGCGCTCGTCTGGGCGCTGACAGCGGCGGCGGCACAGATCCAGTGCGTGGACGCCGCGCGGGCGGGGGCACGGGCCGTCGCCAGGTCCGAGCCACGGGAAGCGGCGCTGGACGCGGCCCGCTCGGCCGCTCCCCAGGGCGCCGAGGTCACCCTCGGCCGGTCCGGCGATCTGTGGCGGGTGCGCGTGGCGGCTCCGACGCCGGGCCCGGGGGCGCTGGCCTTGACCCTCACGGCCGAGGCCGCAGCCTCGGCGGAGGACACCCAGGACGCCCAGGACGCCCCGTACACCCAGCACATCGGGGAGAGGGGCGCCTCATGA
- a CDS encoding Rv3654c family TadE-like protein, which translates to MIRDGDDERGGDQGAATVWVAMAAATMCAVFAVVLALGQAVAARHRAGTAADLAALAAADRALSGPVAACARAVEVAVAQRAEVTSCVVSGEIADVTARARLGPYAPTVRSRAGPPAVSPPPARSSVLGRPRPPPGRQGRL; encoded by the coding sequence ATGATCCGTGACGGTGACGACGAACGGGGTGGTGACCAGGGGGCGGCGACGGTCTGGGTGGCGATGGCGGCGGCCACGATGTGCGCCGTGTTCGCCGTGGTGCTCGCGCTGGGCCAGGCGGTGGCTGCCCGCCACCGCGCGGGCACCGCGGCCGACCTGGCGGCCCTCGCCGCCGCCGACCGTGCCTTGTCGGGCCCGGTGGCGGCCTGCGCCAGGGCGGTCGAGGTGGCGGTGGCCCAGCGGGCGGAGGTCACGAGCTGCGTGGTGAGCGGGGAGATCGCGGACGTGACGGCCAGGGCGCGACTCGGTCCCTACGCCCCCACGGTCAGGTCGCGGGCGGGCCCACCGGCTGTGTCGCCGCCTCCGGCGAGGTCGTCGGTCCTGGGAAGGCCCCGGCCGCCGCCAGGCCGTCAGGGGCGCCTCTGA